Proteins encoded within one genomic window of Gasterosteus aculeatus chromosome 18, fGasAcu3.hap1.1, whole genome shotgun sequence:
- the znf513a gene encoding zinc finger protein 513a isoform X2 — protein MESETDNSHGTTDNGREDEGGSAQSEPAFPPYLSCRGCGQLRDEPLGPGIDLVGPYCLRCCKASREAKSPDFCSPFGGVGGMRSGSHLQLDGEALGDGLGDKALTVEDKLAKLHTCHLCGFSSRYANHVKRHMKTHNGEKPFNCPLCAYASAQLVNLQRHLRIHTGEKPYKCDICAFACSSLGNLKRHQRMHVPSAGLRQDVPPRPAGGQNGLKRHVTGQRAGEVSCASAKEGARPNSNLSLGAQNNDYLSAFDGLKGASSSPPPPIPASNPAPVHQPPPMLNTTDSGGGGGRATRGGAAAAALPPSLFPFTCRLCGVVLEDEDGSSAQICAKCTLEMLTKDSSSSPNSPGERSDKVYTCAACPFLTHYPNHLARHMKTHSGEKPYKCPQCDYASAHFDNLKRHHRVHTGEKPYKCHLCDYACGNLANLKRHQRVHSGAKPFQCAVCSYSCNQSMNLKRHMLRHTGEKPYKCQECGYTTGHWDNYKRHQKKHGLATDGWVKVPMTGGGGGGGGDEDDDEDDEEGGRKGLGVGAAAHRKEPGVDMQYMSRDGGQTLHSCYKLEIV, from the exons ATGGAGAGTGAAACGGACAACTCGCACGGCACAACCGACAACGGGAGGGAGGACGAGGGCGGCTCCGCTCAGTCCGAGCCCGCGTTCCCCCCCTACCTGTCCTGCCGGGGCTGCGGACAGCTCCGCGACGAACCCCTGGGGCCGGGCATAGACCTGGTGGGCCCGTACTGCCTGCGATGCTGCAAAGCCTCCCGGGAAGCCAAAAGTCCCGACTTCTGTTCGCCTTTCGGAGGCGTGGGCGGGATGCGCTCGGGCTCCCACCTGCAGCTGGACGGTGAAGCGCTGGGCGACGGGCTGGGCGACAAGGCGCTGACCGTCGAGGACAAGCTGGCCAAACTGCACACGTGCCACCTGTGCGGCTTCTCGTCGCGCTACGCCAACCACGTGAAGCGCCACATGAAGACGCACAACGGCGAGAAGCCCTTCAACTGCCCGCTGTGCGCGTACGCCTCGGCCCAGCTGGTGAACCTGCAGAGACACCTGCGCATTCACACCGGGGAAAAACCCTACAAGTGTGACATCTGCGCCTTTGCCTGCAGTTCCCTCGGCAACCTCAAAAGGCACCAGCGCATGCACGTGCCCTCCGCGGGGCTGCGGCAGGACGTCCCGCCGCGACCCGCCGGGGGCCAGAACGGCCTGAAGAGGCACGTGACTGGGCAGAGAGCCGGTGAAGTGTCGTGTGCTTCCGCCAAGG AAGGTGCAAGGCCCAATTCCAATCTGAGTTTGGGAGCCCAGAACAATGACTACCTATCAGCCTTTGATGGCTTAAAGGGGGCGTCGtcgtcaccaccaccaccgatACCAGCCTCCAACCCTGCTCCTGTGCACCAGCCTCCGCCCATGCTGAACACCACAGacagtggcggcggcggcggcagagcGACGAGAGggggagccgccgccgccgctctcccCCCTTCGCTCTTCCCCTTCACCTGCCGTCTGTGTGGCGTTGtcctggaggacgaggacggctCCTCGGCGCAGATTTGCGCCAAGTGCACCCTTGAAATGCTGACTAAGGACTCGTCGTCGTCTCCCAACAGCCCCGGCGAGCGTAGCGACAAGGTGTACACCTGCGCCGCCTGCCCCTTCCTCACACACTACCCCAACCACCTGGCGCGCCACATGAAAACGCACAGCGGCGAGAAGCCGTACAAGTGCCCGCAGTGCGACTACGCCTCGGCGCACTTCGACAACCTCAAGCGGCACCACAGGGTGCACACGGGCGAGAAGCCCTACAAGTGCCACCTGTGCGACTACGCCTGCGGGAACCTCGCCAACCTGAAGCGCCACCAGCGGGTGCACTCGGGCGCCAAGCCCTTCCAGTGCGCCGTGTGCAGTTACAGCTGCAACCAGAGCATGAACCTGAAGCGCCACATGCTGCGGCACACCGGGGAGAAGCCGTACAAGTGCCAGGAGTGCGGCTACACGACCGGCCACTGGGACAATTACAAGAGGCACCAGAAGAAGCACGGCCTGGCCACGGACGGGTGGGTGAAGGTCCCGATGaccggcggcggaggaggcggcggcggcgacgaggacgacgacgaggatgacgaggagggagggaggaagggccTGGGGGTCGGCGCTGCGGCTCACAGAAAAGAGCCGGGCGTCGACATGCAGTACATGTCCAGGGACGGGGGTCAGACGCTACACTCGTGCTACAAACTTGAGATTGTATGA
- the znf513a gene encoding zinc finger protein 513a isoform X1, translating to MPRKKQQNPQPVKLDSEDAVAIEAPGNLSLDTDFLLGQDLEFGDPDHDHRILGLEKFSEVAAEIGFSVYPLGDEQSPAYSQLSMESETDNSHGTTDNGREDEGGSAQSEPAFPPYLSCRGCGQLRDEPLGPGIDLVGPYCLRCCKASREAKSPDFCSPFGGVGGMRSGSHLQLDGEALGDGLGDKALTVEDKLAKLHTCHLCGFSSRYANHVKRHMKTHNGEKPFNCPLCAYASAQLVNLQRHLRIHTGEKPYKCDICAFACSSLGNLKRHQRMHVPSAGLRQDVPPRPAGGQNGLKRHVTGQRAGEVSCASAKEGARPNSNLSLGAQNNDYLSAFDGLKGASSSPPPPIPASNPAPVHQPPPMLNTTDSGGGGGRATRGGAAAAALPPSLFPFTCRLCGVVLEDEDGSSAQICAKCTLEMLTKDSSSSPNSPGERSDKVYTCAACPFLTHYPNHLARHMKTHSGEKPYKCPQCDYASAHFDNLKRHHRVHTGEKPYKCHLCDYACGNLANLKRHQRVHSGAKPFQCAVCSYSCNQSMNLKRHMLRHTGEKPYKCQECGYTTGHWDNYKRHQKKHGLATDGWVKVPMTGGGGGGGGDEDDDEDDEEGGRKGLGVGAAAHRKEPGVDMQYMSRDGGQTLHSCYKLEIV from the exons AtgccaagaaaaaaacaacagaatccACAGCCAGTCAAGT TGGATTCTGAAGATGCTGTAGCCATTGAAGCTCCAGGAAACCTCAGCTTAGACACAGACTTCCTTCTAGGACAAGACCTTGAGTTTGGCGATCCCGATCATGACCACAGGATTCTAGGCCTGGAAAAGTTCTCAG AAGTAGCTGCTGAGATCGGGTTCTCCGTGTATCCCCTGGGTGATGAGCAGAGCCCCGCCTACAGCCAGCTCAGCATGGAGAGTGAAACGGACAACTCGCACGGCACAACCGACAACGGGAGGGAGGACGAGGGCGGCTCCGCTCAGTCCGAGCCCGCGTTCCCCCCCTACCTGTCCTGCCGGGGCTGCGGACAGCTCCGCGACGAACCCCTGGGGCCGGGCATAGACCTGGTGGGCCCGTACTGCCTGCGATGCTGCAAAGCCTCCCGGGAAGCCAAAAGTCCCGACTTCTGTTCGCCTTTCGGAGGCGTGGGCGGGATGCGCTCGGGCTCCCACCTGCAGCTGGACGGTGAAGCGCTGGGCGACGGGCTGGGCGACAAGGCGCTGACCGTCGAGGACAAGCTGGCCAAACTGCACACGTGCCACCTGTGCGGCTTCTCGTCGCGCTACGCCAACCACGTGAAGCGCCACATGAAGACGCACAACGGCGAGAAGCCCTTCAACTGCCCGCTGTGCGCGTACGCCTCGGCCCAGCTGGTGAACCTGCAGAGACACCTGCGCATTCACACCGGGGAAAAACCCTACAAGTGTGACATCTGCGCCTTTGCCTGCAGTTCCCTCGGCAACCTCAAAAGGCACCAGCGCATGCACGTGCCCTCCGCGGGGCTGCGGCAGGACGTCCCGCCGCGACCCGCCGGGGGCCAGAACGGCCTGAAGAGGCACGTGACTGGGCAGAGAGCCGGTGAAGTGTCGTGTGCTTCCGCCAAGG AAGGTGCAAGGCCCAATTCCAATCTGAGTTTGGGAGCCCAGAACAATGACTACCTATCAGCCTTTGATGGCTTAAAGGGGGCGTCGtcgtcaccaccaccaccgatACCAGCCTCCAACCCTGCTCCTGTGCACCAGCCTCCGCCCATGCTGAACACCACAGacagtggcggcggcggcggcagagcGACGAGAGggggagccgccgccgccgctctcccCCCTTCGCTCTTCCCCTTCACCTGCCGTCTGTGTGGCGTTGtcctggaggacgaggacggctCCTCGGCGCAGATTTGCGCCAAGTGCACCCTTGAAATGCTGACTAAGGACTCGTCGTCGTCTCCCAACAGCCCCGGCGAGCGTAGCGACAAGGTGTACACCTGCGCCGCCTGCCCCTTCCTCACACACTACCCCAACCACCTGGCGCGCCACATGAAAACGCACAGCGGCGAGAAGCCGTACAAGTGCCCGCAGTGCGACTACGCCTCGGCGCACTTCGACAACCTCAAGCGGCACCACAGGGTGCACACGGGCGAGAAGCCCTACAAGTGCCACCTGTGCGACTACGCCTGCGGGAACCTCGCCAACCTGAAGCGCCACCAGCGGGTGCACTCGGGCGCCAAGCCCTTCCAGTGCGCCGTGTGCAGTTACAGCTGCAACCAGAGCATGAACCTGAAGCGCCACATGCTGCGGCACACCGGGGAGAAGCCGTACAAGTGCCAGGAGTGCGGCTACACGACCGGCCACTGGGACAATTACAAGAGGCACCAGAAGAAGCACGGCCTGGCCACGGACGGGTGGGTGAAGGTCCCGATGaccggcggcggaggaggcggcggcggcgacgaggacgacgacgaggatgacgaggagggagggaggaagggccTGGGGGTCGGCGCTGCGGCTCACAGAAAAGAGCCGGGCGTCGACATGCAGTACATGTCCAGGGACGGGGGTCAGACGCTACACTCGTGCTACAAACTTGAGATTGTATGA